A DNA window from Comamonas sp. 26 contains the following coding sequences:
- a CDS encoding GntR family transcriptional regulator: METSTTSFIVDSLTKAIVEHRLMPGTKLAEQKLADHFGVSRTLVRQALFQLSQNRLIKLEPARGAFVATPSVDEARQVFAVRRMLEAEMVRSFASQSTAAKIRALKQHVTAEKKAMDAEDVGQRTELLGDFHVRMAELMGNEVLAQLLGELISRCALITLMYQSASAAEHSHEEHSDIVTALAAGDAEHAVLLMQQHLDHVEAGLTFDRDLPTNDLSMALSSVSL; this comes from the coding sequence ATGGAAACTTCCACCACCAGTTTCATTGTTGACAGCCTGACCAAGGCGATCGTCGAGCATCGCCTGATGCCCGGCACCAAACTGGCCGAGCAAAAACTGGCCGATCACTTCGGTGTTTCCCGCACTCTGGTTCGCCAGGCGCTGTTTCAGCTCTCACAGAACCGGCTCATCAAGCTCGAACCTGCGCGCGGCGCTTTTGTCGCTACGCCCTCCGTGGATGAGGCGCGCCAGGTCTTCGCCGTGCGCCGCATGCTGGAGGCCGAGATGGTGCGCAGCTTTGCTTCGCAAAGCACTGCGGCCAAGATTCGCGCGCTCAAGCAGCATGTGACGGCTGAAAAAAAGGCCATGGATGCCGAAGACGTTGGCCAGCGCACCGAGCTGCTGGGCGACTTTCACGTGCGCATGGCCGAGCTGATGGGCAACGAAGTGCTGGCACAACTGCTGGGGGAGCTGATTTCACGCTGCGCCTTGATTACGCTGATGTACCAGTCTGCATCGGCGGCCGAGCATTCGCACGAAGAGCACTCCGACATCGTCACCGCTCTGGCGGCAGGCGATGCCGAACATGCGGTGCTGTTGATGCAGCAGCACCTGGACCACGTGGAAGCAGGCCTGACCTTTGACCGCGATCTGCCAACGAACGATTTGTCGATGGCACTTTCATCTGTATCCCTATGA
- a CDS encoding glycerate kinase, which produces MQAQNTSSRAQVAVAPSPQQDPAGFLRHLYEVAVRNALPIEGLVRHLPKPPKGRTLVLGAGKAGGSMAQALEALWPQDAPLSGLVVTRYAHIPPRPEGLPVRLEVVEAAHPVPDAAGLAAAERILALTQGLTADDLVICLISGGGSSLLTLPAEGIDLAEKQRINKALLESGAAIGEMNCVRKHLSRIKGGRLAAACFPAKVVTLTISDVPGDDPSVIASGPTVPDASTCADALAILNRYQISIPDCVRAALEAGQLETPKPGDARFEGHTVHLIATPQQSLEAAAAAAREAGMAVHVLSDEMEGESREVGKVHAALARAVAKHGQPFAKPCVILSGGETTVTIRPRQPGAAKGRGGRAGEFCLGLAQALQGQEKVWALAADTDGIDGVEDNAGARVSPCTLKRAAEQNLRISDHLDRNDAYGYFSAIGDLVITGPTHTNVNDFRAILVL; this is translated from the coding sequence ATGCAAGCACAGAATACATCCTCGCGCGCTCAGGTCGCGGTCGCACCTTCGCCTCAGCAAGACCCTGCGGGTTTCTTGCGTCATCTGTATGAGGTGGCTGTGCGCAATGCCCTGCCCATCGAGGGGCTGGTGCGCCATCTGCCCAAGCCGCCCAAGGGTCGCACGTTGGTGCTGGGCGCTGGCAAGGCTGGCGGCTCCATGGCGCAGGCGCTTGAAGCGCTGTGGCCGCAAGATGCGCCGCTGTCTGGTCTGGTTGTCACCCGCTATGCCCATATTCCGCCGCGCCCCGAAGGTCTGCCCGTGCGACTGGAAGTGGTCGAAGCCGCCCACCCCGTGCCTGATGCTGCAGGTCTGGCTGCTGCCGAGCGAATTCTGGCGCTGACGCAAGGGCTGACTGCCGACGATCTGGTGATCTGTCTGATTTCCGGCGGTGGATCGTCGCTGCTGACCCTGCCCGCAGAAGGCATCGATCTGGCCGAGAAGCAGCGCATCAACAAGGCCCTGCTGGAAAGTGGCGCCGCCATTGGCGAGATGAACTGCGTGCGCAAGCACCTCTCGCGAATCAAGGGTGGCCGCTTGGCCGCAGCCTGTTTCCCAGCCAAGGTGGTCACGCTGACCATTAGCGATGTGCCTGGCGACGATCCTTCCGTGATCGCCAGTGGCCCCACCGTGCCCGATGCATCAACCTGTGCGGACGCGCTGGCGATTCTGAACCGCTACCAGATCAGCATTCCCGATTGCGTGCGCGCTGCACTGGAAGCAGGTCAGCTGGAAACGCCCAAGCCCGGCGATGCTCGCTTTGAAGGCCATACCGTGCACCTGATCGCCACTCCCCAGCAATCGCTGGAAGCGGCGGCGGCTGCCGCGCGCGAAGCGGGCATGGCTGTGCATGTGCTGTCGGACGAGATGGAAGGCGAATCCCGCGAAGTGGGCAAGGTGCACGCCGCACTGGCGCGTGCTGTGGCCAAGCATGGTCAGCCTTTTGCCAAGCCTTGCGTGATCTTGTCGGGTGGCGAAACTACGGTGACTATTCGCCCCCGCCAGCCCGGTGCAGCCAAGGGCCGTGGCGGCCGTGCTGGCGAATTCTGTCTGGGTCTGGCGCAGGCGCTGCAAGGCCAGGAAAAGGTCTGGGCGCTGGCTGCTGACACCGATGGCATTGATGGTGTGGAGGACAACGCCGGTGCCCGCGTCTCGCCTTGTACGCTCAAGCGTGCAGCTGAGCAGAACCTGCGTATCAGCGATCATCTGGATCGCAACGATGCCTATGGTTATTTCTCGGCCATTGGCGACCTAGTGATTACTGGTCCCACGCACACCAACGTCAATGACTTCCGCGCCATTCTGGTGCTCTGA
- a CDS encoding LysR family transcriptional regulator — MDKLDAMHMFVRVVETGSFTKVAQEFATTQPTVTKQIAAMEARLKVRLLNRNTRGVSMTEAGALYYEKCKIIVNDVAEAENVVKVRQTQVQGQLRIGSSVAFGRRVLIPLAMDFMKHNPQVQVDLSFEDRYTDLVANGIDVALRLGKLADSSLGARMLGINPWVLVASNTYLRKHGTPRRPSDLKEHSTLIYSSVQGNDIWRLRSASGEPVSIPVTGRLRSNNLSALLAAARSHMGIAALPRYVAQDSLKDGRVVEVLKTCRLHEQEIHAVYPSPRLVPQKVQSFIAFMQGKFDDAWWEELPRGG; from the coding sequence ATGGACAAACTCGACGCGATGCACATGTTTGTGCGGGTGGTGGAGACCGGCAGCTTCACCAAAGTAGCGCAAGAATTTGCAACCACGCAGCCCACGGTCACCAAGCAGATTGCGGCCATGGAAGCGCGCCTGAAAGTGCGCCTGCTCAACCGCAACACGCGCGGCGTGAGCATGACGGAGGCTGGTGCGCTGTACTACGAGAAGTGCAAGATCATCGTCAACGATGTGGCCGAGGCGGAGAATGTCGTCAAGGTGCGCCAGACGCAGGTGCAGGGGCAACTGCGCATCGGCAGCTCGGTCGCCTTCGGGCGGCGCGTACTCATTCCGCTGGCCATGGATTTCATGAAGCACAACCCGCAGGTGCAGGTCGACCTGAGCTTTGAGGACCGCTACACCGATCTGGTGGCCAACGGCATTGACGTGGCGCTGCGCCTGGGCAAGCTGGCCGACTCATCGCTGGGCGCGCGCATGCTGGGGATCAACCCCTGGGTGCTGGTCGCCTCCAACACCTATCTGCGCAAACACGGCACGCCGCGCCGCCCCTCAGACCTCAAAGAGCATTCCACGCTGATCTACAGCAGCGTGCAGGGCAACGACATCTGGCGGCTGCGCAGCGCCAGCGGCGAGCCGGTGTCCATTCCCGTCACCGGGCGGCTGCGCTCCAACAACCTCTCGGCCCTGCTGGCTGCTGCGCGTTCGCACATGGGCATTGCAGCCCTGCCGCGATACGTAGCCCAGGATTCGCTCAAGGATGGCCGCGTGGTCGAGGTTCTCAAGACCTGCCGCCTGCATGAGCAGGAGATTCACGCGGTCTACCCCTCGCCGCGACTGGTACCGCAGAAAGTGCAGTCTTTCATCGCCTTTATGCAAGGCAAGTTTGACGACGCCTGGTGGGAAGAATTACCGCGCGGAGGATGA
- the gcl gene encoding glyoxylate carboligase has product MAKMKAIEAAVLVLEKEGVTVTFGVPGAAINPLYAAMKNHGGIGHILARHVEGASHMAEGYTRAIAGNIGVCIGTSGPAGTDMITGLYSASADSIPILCITGQAPRSRLHKEDFQAVDIASIAKPVTKWATTVLEPAQVPRAFQQAFHLMRSGRPGPVLLDLPIDVQLAEIEFDIETYEPLAAYKPTASRKQAEKAIEMLNESERPLLVSGGGVINADASDLMVELAEILNVPVIPTLMGWGTIPDDHPLMVGMCGLQTSHRYGNATMLASDFVFGIGNRWANRHTGSVEVYTKGRKFVHVDIEPTQIGRVFAPDYGIVSDAKAALEQFVAVAKEWKAAGKLKCRKTWVAECQGRKNSVEFLRKTNFDNVPMKPQRVYQCMNNSLDRDTTYVSTIGLSQIAGAQFLHVYKPRNWINCGQAGPLGWTTPAALGVRVADPARKIVALSGDYDFQFMIEELAVGAQFKLPYVHVLVNNSYLGLIRQAQRAFSIDYCVQLAFDNINMDEGDATRGYGVDHVKVVEGLGCKAIRVHRAEDFAPAMKQAEAWMAEHKTPVVIECILERVTNIAMGAEIDNVVEFEDLATEKADAPSALALLG; this is encoded by the coding sequence ATGGCCAAAATGAAAGCGATCGAAGCAGCAGTACTGGTGCTCGAAAAAGAAGGTGTAACCGTTACGTTTGGTGTGCCAGGTGCGGCCATCAATCCGCTGTACGCCGCAATGAAGAACCACGGCGGCATCGGTCACATTCTGGCCCGTCACGTGGAAGGCGCCAGCCACATGGCTGAAGGCTACACCCGTGCCATCGCCGGCAACATCGGCGTGTGTATCGGCACCAGCGGCCCTGCTGGCACCGACATGATCACCGGCCTGTACTCGGCCAGCGCTGACTCCATCCCAATCCTGTGCATTACCGGCCAAGCTCCCCGCTCGCGTCTGCACAAGGAAGACTTCCAGGCTGTGGACATCGCTTCCATCGCCAAGCCAGTGACCAAGTGGGCCACCACGGTTCTGGAGCCTGCTCAAGTGCCCCGCGCATTCCAGCAAGCTTTCCACCTGATGCGCTCCGGCCGTCCAGGTCCTGTGCTGCTCGATCTGCCCATCGACGTGCAACTGGCTGAAATCGAATTCGACATCGAAACCTACGAGCCTCTGGCTGCGTACAAGCCTACAGCTTCGCGCAAGCAAGCTGAGAAGGCGATCGAGATGCTCAACGAATCCGAGCGTCCTCTGCTGGTCTCCGGCGGCGGTGTGATCAACGCCGATGCTTCCGACCTGATGGTCGAGCTGGCCGAGATCCTGAACGTGCCCGTGATCCCAACCCTGATGGGCTGGGGCACCATCCCTGATGACCACCCACTGATGGTTGGTATGTGCGGTCTGCAGACCAGCCACCGTTATGGCAACGCCACGATGCTGGCTTCGGACTTCGTGTTCGGTATCGGCAACCGTTGGGCCAACCGCCATACCGGTTCGGTCGAGGTTTACACCAAGGGTCGCAAGTTTGTGCACGTGGACATTGAGCCCACACAAATCGGCCGCGTGTTTGCCCCTGACTATGGCATCGTCTCTGACGCCAAGGCTGCTCTGGAGCAATTCGTTGCCGTGGCCAAGGAGTGGAAGGCTGCTGGCAAGCTCAAGTGCCGCAAGACCTGGGTTGCCGAGTGCCAAGGCCGTAAGAACAGCGTCGAGTTCCTGCGCAAGACGAACTTCGACAACGTGCCGATGAAGCCACAGCGCGTCTACCAGTGCATGAACAACTCGCTGGACCGCGATACGACTTACGTGTCCACCATCGGTCTGTCGCAGATCGCCGGTGCTCAGTTCCTGCACGTGTACAAGCCACGTAACTGGATCAACTGCGGTCAAGCGGGCCCTCTGGGCTGGACCACTCCTGCTGCTCTGGGTGTGCGCGTTGCTGACCCAGCTCGCAAGATTGTGGCCCTGTCCGGCGACTACGACTTCCAGTTCATGATCGAAGAGCTGGCCGTGGGCGCGCAGTTCAAGCTGCCTTACGTTCACGTGCTGGTGAACAACAGCTACCTGGGTCTGATCCGTCAAGCTCAGCGCGCTTTCTCGATCGACTATTGCGTGCAATTGGCGTTCGACAATATCAACATGGATGAGGGTGATGCCACCCGCGGCTACGGTGTTGACCATGTTAAGGTCGTTGAAGGTCTGGGTTGCAAGGCCATCCGCGTTCACCGCGCCGAAGACTTTGCTCCCGCCATGAAGCAGGCTGAAGCCTGGATGGCAGAGCACAAGACACCTGTGGTGATCGAGTGCATCTTGGAGCGTGTGACCAACATCGCCATGGGCGCCGAAATCGACAACGTGGTCGAGTTCGAAGACCTGGCCACTGAAAAGGCCGACGCGCCTAGCGCACTGGCTCTGCTGGGTTAA
- the hyi gene encoding hydroxypyruvate isomerase translates to MPRFAANLSMLFTEVPFLERFERAANAGFEAVEFLFPYAHTVEEIQERLNATGLKIVLHNLPAGDWDAGERGIACDPNRVDEFRAGVAKAVTYAHALGVPQLNCLAGKVPAGSDPVVVRRTFVENLRFAAAALSAANIRLLVEPINPFDIPGFYLNRTDEVLSILDEVGAANAFVQYDIYHAQRTEGELAATMQKQLGRIGHIQLADNPGRNEPGTGEINYPFLFAHLDRIGYDGWIGCEYKPAGNTESGLGWLEKIGGCKKAAVAA, encoded by the coding sequence ATGCCCCGTTTTGCTGCCAACCTGAGCATGTTGTTCACCGAGGTGCCTTTCCTCGAGCGTTTTGAGCGTGCCGCAAACGCAGGTTTTGAAGCCGTTGAATTCCTCTTCCCCTACGCACACACCGTGGAAGAAATTCAGGAGCGCCTGAACGCCACTGGCCTGAAGATTGTTCTGCACAATCTGCCCGCTGGCGACTGGGATGCCGGCGAGCGCGGCATTGCCTGCGACCCCAACCGCGTTGACGAATTCCGCGCTGGCGTTGCCAAGGCCGTGACCTATGCCCACGCTCTGGGTGTGCCTCAGCTGAACTGCTTGGCTGGCAAGGTTCCTGCAGGCTCTGACCCTGTCGTGGTGCGCCGCACTTTTGTGGAAAACCTGCGCTTTGCCGCAGCTGCTCTGAGCGCCGCCAACATTCGCCTGCTGGTTGAGCCAATCAACCCCTTCGACATCCCCGGCTTCTACCTGAACCGCACGGATGAAGTGCTGTCCATCCTGGACGAAGTGGGTGCCGCTAACGCTTTCGTTCAGTACGACATCTACCACGCACAGCGCACCGAAGGCGAGCTGGCTGCCACCATGCAAAAGCAGCTGGGCCGCATCGGTCACATCCAGCTGGCAGACAACCCCGGTCGCAATGAGCCAGGCACTGGCGAGATCAACTACCCCTTCCTGTTCGCACACCTGGATCGCATCGGCTACGACGGCTGGATCGGTTGCGAATACAAGCCTGCAGGCAACACCGAATCGGGCCTGGGCTGGCTGGAAAAAATTGGCGGCTGTAAGAAAGCTGCAGTCGCTGCATAA
- the glxR gene encoding 2-hydroxy-3-oxopropionate reductase, translating into MNASSLKLGFIGLGIMGAPMCGHLISAGHQLFVNTHGKVPASIAETSATQCTTARGVAERADIIFVMVPDTPDVEKVLFGEDGVAAGLKGSTGKIVVDMSSISPVATKEFAKRIEAVGAQYLDAPVSGGEVGAKNGTLSIMIGGPDAAFERVKPLFEKMGKNITLVGGNGDGQTAKVANQIIVALNIEAVAEALLFASRAGADPARVREALLGGFASSKILEVHAERMIKRTFDPGFRIALHQKDLNLALSSARQLGVSLPNTAMAQELFNTCVAHGGAAWDHSGMVRALEKMANFEIGQKAE; encoded by the coding sequence ATGAACGCATCGTCCCTCAAGTTGGGCTTTATCGGTCTGGGCATCATGGGCGCGCCCATGTGCGGCCACCTGATCTCGGCTGGTCACCAGCTGTTTGTGAACACGCACGGCAAGGTGCCCGCCAGCATCGCTGAAACCAGCGCGACTCAGTGCACCACCGCTCGCGGTGTGGCCGAGCGTGCCGACATCATCTTCGTGATGGTGCCCGACACTCCCGATGTGGAAAAGGTGCTGTTTGGTGAAGACGGCGTGGCCGCTGGCCTGAAGGGCAGCACCGGCAAGATCGTGGTGGACATGTCCTCCATCTCGCCCGTGGCGACCAAGGAATTCGCCAAGCGCATCGAAGCTGTTGGCGCTCAATACCTGGACGCACCTGTGTCCGGTGGCGAAGTTGGTGCCAAGAACGGCACGCTGTCCATCATGATCGGTGGCCCAGACGCTGCATTCGAGCGCGTCAAGCCCCTGTTTGAAAAGATGGGCAAGAACATCACTCTGGTCGGCGGCAACGGTGATGGTCAGACAGCCAAGGTGGCTAACCAGATCATCGTGGCGCTGAACATCGAAGCCGTGGCTGAAGCCCTGCTGTTCGCATCGCGCGCTGGTGCTGATCCTGCTCGCGTGCGTGAAGCTCTGCTGGGCGGTTTTGCTTCCTCCAAGATTCTGGAAGTGCATGCCGAGCGCATGATCAAGCGCACCTTCGATCCAGGCTTCCGCATTGCTCTGCACCAGAAGGACTTGAACCTGGCTCTGTCCAGCGCACGTCAGCTGGGCGTTTCGCTGCCTAACACTGCCATGGCTCAAGAGCTGTTCAACACCTGCGTGGCCCACGGCGGCGCAGCATGGGATCACTCCGGCATGGTTCGAGCTCTGGAGAAGATGGCCAATTTCGAAATCGGCCAGAAGGCTGAGTAA